A genomic window from Hyla sarda isolate aHylSar1 chromosome 8, aHylSar1.hap1, whole genome shotgun sequence includes:
- the CDIP1 gene encoding cell death-inducing p53-target protein 1 isoform X2, which produces MASDPPPPYPGGPTAPLLEDKHGSPSNEDHRQPPGVYPPNMPFVPPDSGPPPYDATPGYIAPNPGYYPPGPYPPMGYYPPPTCQYPPQFPSPGPHDTTVIMPPGASAASATTTVTVLQGEMFQGSPVQTMCPHCQQPIMTKISHEIGLMNFLLCCFCCFVGCDLGCCLIPCMINDLKDVTHTCPNCKAYIYTYRRMG; this is translated from the exons ATGGCGAGTGACCCTCCCCCTCCTTACCCCGGGGGCCCCACTGCTCCGCTGCTAGAGGACAAGCATGGATCTCCCAGCAATGaag ATCACAGACAACCTCCTGGGGTGTATCCCCCCAACATGCCATTTGTACCCCCAGATTCAGGACCCCCTCCATATGATGCAACTCCAGGTTACATAGCACCGAACCCAG GTTATTACCCCCCTGGACCTTACCCACCTATGGGCTACTACCCGCCTCCTACTTGCCAGTACCCGCCGCAGTTCCCATCACCAGGTCCCCATGACACTACAGTCATTATGCCACCTGGTGCCAGTGCAGCCTCTGCCACCACTACAGTCACCGTCCTGCAGGGGGAGATGTTCCAGGGATCCCCGGTGCAGACCATGTGCCCGCATTGCCAGCAGCCCATCATGACGAAGATCAGCCACGAGATCGGACTCATGAACTTCCTgctgtgctgcttctgctgctttgtAGG ATGTGACCTGGGCTGCTGTCTCATCCCCTGTATGATTAACGACCTCAAGGACGTGACCCACACTTGCCCCAACTGCAAGGCCTACATCTACACCTACCGGAGGATGGGCTAA
- the CDIP1 gene encoding cell death-inducing p53-target protein 1 isoform X3 has translation MPTRYIRLEMASDPPPPYPGGPTAPLLEDKHGSPSNEDHRQPPGVYPPNMPFVPPDSGPPPYDATPGYIAPNPGYYPPGPYPPMGYYPPPTCQYPPQFPSPGPHDTTVIMPPGASAASATTTVTVLQGEMFQGSPVQTMCPHCQQPIMTKISHEIGLMNFLLCCFCCFVGCDLGCCLIPCMINDLKDVTHTCPNCKAYIYTYRRMG, from the exons ATGCCAACCAG ATACATCCGTTTGGAAATGGCGAGTGACCCTCCCCCTCCTTACCCCGGGGGCCCCACTGCTCCGCTGCTAGAGGACAAGCATGGATCTCCCAGCAATGaag ATCACAGACAACCTCCTGGGGTGTATCCCCCCAACATGCCATTTGTACCCCCAGATTCAGGACCCCCTCCATATGATGCAACTCCAGGTTACATAGCACCGAACCCAG GTTATTACCCCCCTGGACCTTACCCACCTATGGGCTACTACCCGCCTCCTACTTGCCAGTACCCGCCGCAGTTCCCATCACCAGGTCCCCATGACACTACAGTCATTATGCCACCTGGTGCCAGTGCAGCCTCTGCCACCACTACAGTCACCGTCCTGCAGGGGGAGATGTTCCAGGGATCCCCGGTGCAGACCATGTGCCCGCATTGCCAGCAGCCCATCATGACGAAGATCAGCCACGAGATCGGACTCATGAACTTCCTgctgtgctgcttctgctgctttgtAGG ATGTGACCTGGGCTGCTGTCTCATCCCCTGTATGATTAACGACCTCAAGGACGTGACCCACACTTGCCCCAACTGCAAGGCCTACATCTACACCTACCGGAGGATGGGCTAA
- the CDIP1 gene encoding cell death-inducing p53-target protein 1 isoform X1 encodes MVGMGNSDTLSLCYVQSNQSEHGYIRLEMASDPPPPYPGGPTAPLLEDKHGSPSNEDHRQPPGVYPPNMPFVPPDSGPPPYDATPGYIAPNPGYYPPGPYPPMGYYPPPTCQYPPQFPSPGPHDTTVIMPPGASAASATTTVTVLQGEMFQGSPVQTMCPHCQQPIMTKISHEIGLMNFLLCCFCCFVGCDLGCCLIPCMINDLKDVTHTCPNCKAYIYTYRRMG; translated from the exons GATACATCCGTTTGGAAATGGCGAGTGACCCTCCCCCTCCTTACCCCGGGGGCCCCACTGCTCCGCTGCTAGAGGACAAGCATGGATCTCCCAGCAATGaag ATCACAGACAACCTCCTGGGGTGTATCCCCCCAACATGCCATTTGTACCCCCAGATTCAGGACCCCCTCCATATGATGCAACTCCAGGTTACATAGCACCGAACCCAG GTTATTACCCCCCTGGACCTTACCCACCTATGGGCTACTACCCGCCTCCTACTTGCCAGTACCCGCCGCAGTTCCCATCACCAGGTCCCCATGACACTACAGTCATTATGCCACCTGGTGCCAGTGCAGCCTCTGCCACCACTACAGTCACCGTCCTGCAGGGGGAGATGTTCCAGGGATCCCCGGTGCAGACCATGTGCCCGCATTGCCAGCAGCCCATCATGACGAAGATCAGCCACGAGATCGGACTCATGAACTTCCTgctgtgctgcttctgctgctttgtAGG ATGTGACCTGGGCTGCTGTCTCATCCCCTGTATGATTAACGACCTCAAGGACGTGACCCACACTTGCCCCAACTGCAAGGCCTACATCTACACCTACCGGAGGATGGGCTAA